CTTACTTGACAGCAACCTTATGAGACACAGACTTATAGAGCTGTCTGGTCCCACTCCATTCCTTGCCTGGTGCTTCTTCAACCTTTGAAATGGTGAACTTCACATACCCTTCCACTAGATTCCCTTTTTGCTTAAGTGAAACAGATAGGTCTCTATTTTACCTtggaaacaaagaaattaaattaagaaaacaaatttttgcaTACTTTGGAAAAATCTGAACAGTGTTTAAGTTGAGTATGTATTTCAtggataaaagaaatgaaattgtctAGGATATAATTCCAGACTCAAATGAGCTTAAGTCCCCTATTTTCACATTATGCTGTTTACCATGCCCAGTACCTGTGACCCAGTAGTAAATATCCCAGTCGTTACTGGGCTCATTAATCAGGCGATCGTAGAGGTGCAGCTGCTTCTCTGTCATACACTGCAGATGTTCTTtagcaaaaaggctaaaaataagaaagagaaagaggctgAAAAGGCTGTCTCTAACCAAAATGAAGTGATAATAAGACTCATAGCTCCATACCTAAGGAGAATGCAGTTTTCCAACATGCCCCTCTTTCTGCTCTCATAGAGCAGGCGGGCTCTTTTGGTTTCTATGGATTCATCAGTTCTCTCCCGCCACGGAGGTAAAGGGATTTCAATCATGTCTTTTTGGGAATCTGCTGGGCTGTCACCTCTGTAGAAGCGTCTGAATGATGTCACGCTGAGCAAAGGAGAAAATAGGCTGTGCCTGGATGGAACAAGCACCTAAAACAAAtgacaagtatctttataataacaACTATCATCACTGTCATTTACTCAATGTTTAGTAGGTGCTAAATGCGTTCAATCTCATTTAGTCTTTAAGAAGTTGGTTTTCCTTTACAGCCAAGgtaacagaggctcagagagattaaacaACTTCAAACCAAAATCATTGAAATAGTAACTGTAGTTAGGATTGAACCCAATCTTAACTGCAAATGTGTTCTTAACCAGTGCCTTTCCTGAAATAAATCCAAcagaaataatttctcttctctttacaTTCTCTTTAAATTCATACAGTATAGTTTGTATTCTGTTCCCTCACCTACAAACCCTGAGCATACAGATAACATAGTCCCTAAGTCCCCCAAGGGCTCTCAATCTAGAGAAGGGGAACTTTATCAAGATACAATGTGAAGGTGGTAACTTCAGCAAGATGGTAGAATGGTAGATAGGAACCTTTCTCTCTGTGATAAAGACACTGACTCAACAAGAATACATAGACTAATTCCCTTTGTGAGCAACCCAAACGCCAGTCAAGAAGCTCCTGCACCCCAGATGAGGGCAAAACACTCGCCACAGtccctccacctccaccctggCTCATGATCATGAGAAAACTCCCAGCTCCCAGGTCTAcctgggaagggaaagagaaaactgaaaagtaTGTCCAATGTTCAGactttgggggggaggggtggttACCCAAGGAGCTGGTTTCTGTTTTGCCTGAATCTAAGTGCTGGCAGGAGAGGGCACCATGTTGAGAACAATAGAGAACAAAAGTGACAGTTTGGGCCAGGTATGGAGGCTCACACGGGTGACTGCCTGACCTCACGAGTTAAAGaacagcttgagccagagtgagacctcgtctctcaaaaaaaaaaaaaaaaaaaaaaaatagccaggccttgtggcaggaacctgtagtcccagcttcttgagaggctgagacaagagcatcgcttgagcccaagagtttgaggttgctgtgagctgtgatgccatagcactgttctgagggcaacaaaaaatGAGAgacttatctcaaaaacaaaacaaaaaaaaaagttgacagtTTGGACTAGCAAGCACTCACTTAATCATAGTGCCCATCCCTGGCTCAGTGTGGAACAAGCAGGAGAAAACCCATACCTCTCCGCTTCTCCCTGGGGAGGGAATGCATTGGTGTATGCATCCAATGTTCCGGCTTTTCAGGAGGCTGCCCACGGGACTGATTTCTGCCTTGATACACTTGACAGGACCTACCATACTCAAGATGCTTGGGGAGCACTGAGAACAAAAGAGCTGAGTGGTCTGCTGCTGATCCAGAGGACTCCTACAGCAGGAAAAGGCCAACACTGCTTGGTGGACTTTCCTTGCGGCAGTGACATTTTGGGGAGCTACCTGGAGACTGGTTTCTGTTTTGCCCAGCTTGGAGCACTGACCTGGCCCACTCCAGAAGTCTGGAGGCCCTTCTGAATAAGAGAACTGGCTGACTTGCAGCCAGAGAGAAACTGCAGTATTACAGAGAGATAccacaagaaacaaaaaattacgAGCTCCTGAAAAGGAAACTAGCAAATCCCTTTAACTGGAAATTTATACCTACAAATACAGAGAAGACACATTCGCAGAAAAGGATTGAGAGGCCCTCAGAATCTCTAACCAGTTTGATCAGTGAAAATCAATCATCAGTATGAAGACATGCcatagagcaggggtcctcaaactttttaaacaggggaccaattcactgtcccctcagactgttggagggccagactatagttaaaaaaaaaacaaaaaaaactatgaacaaattcctatgcacactgcccatatcttattttgaagtaaaaaacaaaacaggaacaaatacaattcacaccgcttcatgtggcccacgggcctcagtttgaggacgcctgccataGAGACTGGAAGAGATTTGAAAATGTATGAATTTCGGTGCAGTTACATGGTACACAAACAGAGAAACAGTCCAattatagaaacaaaataaatctccatgaaataactttaaagaaaaagaagtataagAATATcttacaaagaattaaaaataaccataatAAAGATGTTCAACAAGCTCAGGAAAGTAATGCttgaacaaaatgagaatatcaACAAAAAAACGGAAAAAGTAATCGGTGCAGTTACATGGTACACAAACAGAGAAACAGTCCAattatagaaacaaaataaatctccatgaaataactttaaagaaaaagaagtataagAATATcttacaaagaattaaaaataaccataatAAAGATGTTCAACAAGCTCAGGAAAGTAATGCttgaacaaaatgagaatatcaACAAAAAAACGGAAAAAGTAAGAGCCAAACAAATTTTGGAATTGAAGAATACAATAACTAACTGAAAAATTCATTAGAGGGATTCAATAGCAGACTtgatcaagcaaaagaaaaagttggcAAACTCAAAACAGGTCATTTGAAATTACCCAATaagaggagtaaaaaaaaaaaaaaaaaaagaaaagagtgaagaaagCCTAAGGGACATGTGGGGCATCTTCAAGGAGATCAATATACATATTATGGGAGTCCcaaaaaagagacaaaaggggaagaaagagtatttgaagaaataatagccaaaaactTTCCAAATTTGGGGAAAGAATGGGCATCTAGATTCATAACGAGCAGAAACCCCAAGAAGTTCACActgagacacattataatcaacttGCAAAATGTCAGAAAAAGCTAGGCGTGCTGATAGTTCTGAATTTCACTCACTTTTTTCTGTTAGTTTCAAGGTAGTATTCTAGAAATGAAACTATATTGGGTGTGGTGAAGATCCATAAGTCCCAGGAATTGTGTAACAATGTTATGAGTTGCATTAAAGAAATTATTGCCGGAAACTTATAATGGAATATAATCTGGgttgctgtctcaaaaaaaaaaaaaaaaaaattctgagaggAAAACAATGCCAACCAAATATACTACATCCAGCAAAACTGTCCTTCAGAAACGTAGAGAAATAAAAGACTTTCTCAGCTAAGCAAAAGCTAGGGAGTTCATCACTTCCAGAACTGCCTCATAAGAAAGGCTAAAGTGAATCCTTGCTGTAgaaatgaaaggatgctagacAACAACACGTAAGCacacatgtataaaaatataaatctcacTGGCAAAGGCAAACATAATGCAGCATACGATAACAGTCTAACAACGGTATGCAAATCACTTTTAATTTTGGTATAGAAGTTAAAGacaaagtattaaaataaatataactgaTTGAAACAAGATGGCGGGCTCACGGTGAAGCACTGTCAAGGGATGAAAACTGATTTTTCctagaagcagattttaaaagcagtgtttcttcaaaacatcttttttcatAAGTATCTTGATACACCATGGCTGGAGCAGCACTAAAATGGGTGATATCAAAGAGAAGtatcttaaaacatttatttccaatCCAAAATGGAGCTTTATATTGTGTTTGTCATAAATCTACATATTCTTCTCTACCAGATGACTATAATTGCAAAGTGGAGCTTGCTTTGACATCTGATGGCAGGACAATAGTATGCTACCATCCTTCTGTGGACATTCCATATGAACACACAAAACCTATTCCTCTACCAGATCCTGTGTGTAATAATGAAGAAAGACATGATCAAGTGCTGAAAACCAGATTAACAGAAAAAAGTGAACACCTTGAACAAGGACCCATGATAGAACAACTTAGCAAAATGTTCTTTACTACTAAGCACCGTTGGTATCCTCGTGGACAGTATCACACTCGTCGTAAGAAACTGAATCCTCCAAAGACAGATGATACTAAGGTTTTCCGGGGAATCGGAGAAAAATGTGCCTCAGATGGCATTTGAGAAAATGCAATGTGGTATATTCATTAATATGttatatagtaaaataataataaaatgcctttttgtataaaaaaataaaataaaataaatataactataAGAATTTGATATACAGcataaaaagatataattttgaCCACAATAACATAAAATGGGGGGAGTAAAAAGAGCAGAAATTTGATATGCAATGTAAATTAAGTTGATAGCAGCTTAGAATAGGttattataagattttttttttgtcaggtgcagtggctcacacctgtaatcctagcactctggtagaccAAGGTgggtgatcacttgagcccaagagtttgaggttgctatgagatagctaggctgatgccacctcactctagCCTGTGCCgaaaactgagaccctgtctcaaaaaaataataataccaataaaaacaaatacagtttaacaatgttttttgagacagagtctcactatgttgccctcggtacagtatCCTCAcctcatagtttacagcaacctcaaattcttgggattaagagattctcttgccttggcctcccaagcagctgggactacaggcgcctgccccaatgctctgctatttttttgttgtagttgtcactgttgtttggcaggccgggcggGGTTCAGACCCGCCAGCCCCactgtttgtggctggtgccctaggcactgagctacagggactGAGCAACAATTCTTTACATAGTATTTACACTGTATTAAGTATTGGtaagtaatctagaaatgattttttttttttttttggtagagacagagtctcactttatggccctcggtagagtgccgtggcctcacatagctcacagcaacctccaactcctggggcttaagcgatcctcttgcctcagcctcccgagtagctgggattacaggcgcccgccacaacgcccggctattaatctagaaatgatttaaagtacacacacacaccaaaagtgaaaggatgaaaaacaaTAATCCATACAAATGGTAACCAAAAGAGGGCAGGGATAGCCATATActtatcagacaaaatagactttaagtgaAAAACTGTCACaagacataaaaacagacatataatGAAAAAAGGCTCAATTTACCAGGTAAGCATAACAatttataacaataataaatataggcgatgcccaaagctcagtgggtagggtgccggtcacatacaccgatgctgacaggttcgaacccagctcaatggatgacaccacggcactctactgagggcgacataatgagactctgtctcaaagaaaaaaacaattacaaatataattacaactatttaaactgcacactaactttatggccaccctgtatatgcaCCCAACATGAAAGCACccaaatatatgaagcaaatattggCAGAACTAAAAGGAGAAACAGCAACACATTAAGtttgtgtgtataaatgtattcattagcATAGAAAGATGTTTATAATACACTTACATGAATTAAGCAGGTTACAAAATGGTGAGAATAAGATCAGGgttgttttttttcagttttgtacttttttttttttttttcaattaaaaaaataatttaagacatggtcttgctctgctgcctgggctagagtacaatgatgtcatcatagctcactagagcctcaaactcctggggtggagcaatcctcccacctcagcctcccaaagtgctgggagtagaggtgtgagccactgcactcatcCAAATTTCTCAATAGGGTacatgagtttatttttgtagaaagtatttttttcaaaaaaaaattaaaaaaaaaagaaagttttttttccaGCAAAAAACAATTTGAACAAATACTGTCCTTACCTAGTCGTGGTTATCTCCAGGTAGTTTGAGTTACGactattttgtttctgaattaaCCATGCAAATATTTTCCAAGTTTCCCAATTTTGCAAACTGGTAAATGGAAAATGAAAGTTTCCAATCATTAGTTTATGTTACTATGACTGTAGTGTATCTTGTAAGGAATCTGAAGTGCTGGATATTTAGGGGCTTTCTGGGGCACTGAGAGGGGCAGAGGGCACTATCCTGTGTCCCTGGCCATCCCTTTGAGACCCTGGGCTTCCCACTTCTGCATGCCACTGTGGCtctgtcattttgttttgtttcttcattggctgggggtggggcggTAGATtctaagagaaaaggaaactgaaactGAAGTAGCATTTGGCCACTGGTGCAGTCTCTCTGGGCATGCCCCCTGACGTGTTTTGCTCAAGCCTATGTAACAGGACTGAACGAggctgaaagcagccagaggaagACCAAGGACTGAACAAGGCTGAAGGCAGCCAGAGGAagaccacagctcacagccatgGTAAGTGATCTGACAGGTGGGCGGCAGATGGGTTCTATTCCAGTAGaatttcctcccccaccccagcagtGCAGTGAGAGCCAAAAAGCTCAGAGCTTGCCCAGGTCCTAAATATGAGGAGGGCCAGCCTCCTGAAGGAAGGTCTGGGTCTTGGAAAGTAGAGGCTCTGAGGCCCCCTAGGGCAGAGTACTGAGGGGCATTTTAGCAGGTGAAGAGAGGAACGACACTGCTGTGAGAAGCtagtttttcttctagaaatggcCCCTCTGTACCTCCTGCACCTGGGGTCCCTCTCCAGATGGGTGGAGAGAACAGATGAAAGGGAGCATTGTCCCTGGGCGTAGGAGCTGGCCCTGTAGCCAATGCCTTGCATGCTGGGGCCCCTTGACTCTTGTCAATATCTCTGAACCCCTGTGATACCTCCAGGGTTGGGACCTGAAGGTGAAGATGCTGGGgggccaggagttccaggtgcCCCTGACCAACTCTACACTGGTGTCAGATTTGAAGCAGCAGATCACCCAGAAGATGGGTATACACACCTTCCAGCAACGCCTAGTCATTCACCCAAGTGGTGTGGCACTGCAGGACAAGGTCCCCCTTGTCAGCCAGGGCCTGGGCCCTGGCAGCACAGTCCTGCTGGTGGTGCAGAGCTGTGACAACCCCCTGAGCATCCTGGTGAGGAACGACAGGGGCCGCAGCACTGCCTACGAGATCCGGCTGACGGAGACCGTGGCCAGCCTCAAGCAGAAGGTGTGCTTACAGGAGCACGTGCAGAGCGACCAATTCTGGCTGAGCTTTGAAGGGAAGCCGATGGAAGACAACCTCCCTCTGGGGGAGTACAGCCTCACACCCCTGTGCACAGTGTTCATGAACCTGCGCCtgcgtgggggtgggggtagagcGGGGCTCCCCACCAGCGCCTGACCAGGAGCAAATGTTGATACTAGAAATAAATGCGGATACAAAGAGCAAGACCTACCTCTGTGTCCACCATCATCCCTTCTTGAGCAGCCCCATCTGTCCGACCCCTAGCCTGCACCCCTGCTTTGGGGTTCGGGGAGGGTTGGGTGAGAGAACCCAACACAATCTGGGGTGACCAGGCTTGGGTTGCCAAATGAAGAGACAAGGGTTCCACAGTTAGAGGCTGTTGGGATCAAAATAGGGACATTCTACCTCCATAACAAAAGATACCCCACACTGTGGGAAATTAacttctagaaaaagaaatatagttgCATTTGCTGGAGACCATCCTGAGGGGCCCTGAGTCAGCAGATAGCTTAGGGAGGGGCAGGCCTGGTCAAGTCTCAGAATGGACTGGCCCTCCCCAGAGGCCCTGGAAATGTAGAGAGGTGAGTCCTCGGGGCCTGCTTGGTGGGTTGCAAGGGGTGCATGTCTACCCGCCAGCCCTCCAGGCCCTATCAGCCTACTCTGCCCCACCTGTGTTGGTTTAGGGAGGGGTAGAGACAGTCCCAACCATCCACACCACCTTGTGGCAAGATGCAGAACAAGGCTAGGGCCATGAAGCACACCTCCTTCTGGGCTCCCCTTAATGGAGAGCCCATGGCCACAGATGAGCAACACCTGGATTGGGGCTCACAGTGTCCAGAGAGAAGGGCTTTTCCCAGATGGGGAAGCCCTAATTGGTATAAGCTGCATTCCTTTGCACACCAGACACATCCTTCTCTAATTTCCCCCTAAACCAAGTTATCAAAAAAGGAGCCACTCAGCCAGGGCATGGGTACAAAGAGGGCACAGCAGGGTCTGCACCTCTTGGGCCCAGGGTGGGAGCACTAAGACCTCAGCTCTGTAGCCACGCAGGACGATTTGGCTGGAGACACAGAAGCCTCTTTTGGTCTGTGGGGTTCCACAtgtaccctccctcccccatctacTGTGTCGGAGATACTGAGTGCAGAAGCAGCGCCTGAGTACCTAGCATGGCCTCCTAGCTCCAGCCTGTGTCCTGGATATTGCCTCAGCCCGTTTTCAGCTACCAACTTGCCAAGTGTGAGCAACAACCCTTACCGCAGCGGTCCTCCCTGaacctccccaccctccccagggCGGGATCCTCCACTGGACTTGTGCTTCTGGCTCCGAGACCTGCAGCTGCCTGGAGTGAGGGGGCCTACTCGCGTTCCCTCGGTCTTCAGCGGGGCAGGGCTCTAATCTCCCCGCCCCATCAGAACCAGGCGGAGCAGTAGCGTCAAGGGGGGCGAGTGGCGTAGACGCGAGCTTGAGGTCATGAGGCGGCAAGAGGTGCCCTCCTCCTGGCGGAAGGCCCGGGTCAGGGTGGACCGGGGCGCGGTCATAGACCTCGACCCTTGTTCGGACTACAGCGGGCAGCGTTCCTGCGGAGGGGATGCAGGCGCGGCCCGCAGGGCCCCTCCTGGCAGCAGCAAGCCCCAGCGCCGCCTCGAGCCCTTTGGAAGTCCGGTCACATCGCCTCTAGATTATGCATTAACCCGATTCCAGCGGCATTTCCGGGGGGTTGGGGACCGCTGCAGAAGGAGCGCCCCTGGACCGCCAGCCCCTCCTCGGCCCGGCCTCCACCCCTAGCGGCCTCGCCCGGCGCTGCAGCCCGGTGCTTCGTTCGCTGCTGGCGTCCGTCGCAGAGTGCCCCGCGGGCCCTAATAGGAGATTTTAATACTGGACTTTCAATAATGTATAGAACATCCAGAGAAGAGTTCAATAAgaaggctcggcgcccgtagctcaatggttagggcgccggtctcataccctggggctggcgggttcaaacccggccagggcctgctgaacaacaatgacaactacaacagaaaaagtagccgggcgttgtgacaggcgctgtagtcccaactacttgggaggctaagcaagagaatcgcttaagcccaggagtttgaggttgctgtgagctgtgacgccacagcactctgcattctacccagggcgatatagtgagactctgtctggaaaaaaaaaaaaagaattcaataaggaaatgaaggattTGAACACCACCATACACCAAATGAACCTAATACAAACACAGAACATTCCACCCaacaacagaatacacattcttctcaagtgcacagGGAACATcacaaaacaaaacttaacaaatttaagactgaaatcataccaagtataTTTTCCAAACAGACTAAAACTAGAAATTGACAgcagaaagaaaactcaaaaactCACAAATGcgtggaaactaaacaacacacTCTTGAACAACCCatggccaaagaaaaaaatcaaaagggaaattagaaaatactttgaggcgaaaaaatctaaaactcaacatataaaaaaattatgcgATGCAATAAAAGCAACACTTAGAAGAAGGTTTACAGTAGTGAATGCCTatattaaaagaagaataaagattgGGTTGGAGGGATTAGTAGGATAAGTAGGAAGAAGTAGGTCGGCCAACTGGTACAAAGCTACATTTAGACAGAGTAAGTTCAGGTATCTTATCACATAGTAGGGTGACCATAGCTAGAAAAGATCTTGAAAGTTATCAccacaaaaaaaatgataaaagtgtGAAGTGATGGACACGCAAACTTACCTGATTTGATATCACATTATACCATGTACATGTTTGAAACATCACACTGCACCCCAGAAACATGTGcgattattatgtgtcaattataaaggaaacaaaacaaagaacaaagagctCAAGATAACCTGTGCAACCACAAAGGGCATTAAAGAAGACTTAAGAACAGGGAGAAGGGGCGCCCCAGAGGCAGTTAGGCTAACTCCCCCTGAGACGTAGGTGAGAACTGAGACTCACGCCTTGACTGATCGTTCAATCTGATACTACCAGACCAGCACACAGGACGTTCACCAAAGGATGGAAGCGACCTGACTTTCCAGAGCTGCAGGACCTTCTCTTTAGGTCTGCCCTTGCCCTTGGCTATCGGGCAGCTTGACGGTCCCCACGGACTCCAAGACCACAGAGGAAGACAAAATTCAGTCCCCACTGCCCCACACCCTAACAGAATCTCCGTTCTGCTCACCCGCACCAGAGTCTGGAACATAGTAACCACGGCCATTTTTCCGTACCTGTACCGGAAACTTGCCGCCCAGCCACTTCCGGGAACTCCTGGCCGAGGGCCCAGAGGACCTCAGCAGCCGCGGAGGACCCCAGCCGGAAAATACGTCCCTGCGTATGGCGGAAGTGGCAGTGCGTGTGACGCCGGCGGCGGGGGGGGCGGGACCTGGGGCGGAGAGCGGTTCGCGCGCTTCGGGCCTAGTCCGGACTCGCCGCCGCTGCCGCCATATTCCCGGTAACGGGGGCGCGCGGCCGGGGGCTGGCTGGGCCGGAAGAGGGGTCGGGGCCGGCGTTGAGGCGGGAGGGGGTCGGTTGAAATGGGGCGGCCGGAATCGGCGGGCGGAGGGAGGCGCGGGCCTTTGAGGGAGGGGGCCGAGGGCGCCGGGCCGGGTCTGTGGGGAGGGAGCGGGGCGGGCCTAACTGGGGGCGAGGACTGGGCCTGAGTGGGGAGCAGAGGCGGCTGGAACTCCCGGACCCACGGGGGCTCTGGGTGAGGCCGTCTCGGGGCCTAGACAGCTGTGGCAGACAGGGGCTATGGGCTTCGCCGCGGTCGTTCTTCGCAACGCGGTCTGAGGGCCGCTGGGAGCCGAGGCCTGGACTTTTCCGCCGCGCCACAGGCAGCTGCGACACCGACACGGCGCAGCCCGGGTCGGGCCCGAGGGTGATGGGCAGCGAGCCCCGCGAGCCCCGACGGCCTGGGAGAGCGGGGGGCGGCGCGAGGCCGGGGGCGGGGCAGAGCGGGTGGGGTCGAGCTGGGGCTGCCGGGATGCTGCGTCTCTAGCGATGGGAGGTTGGCGACCATTGCCCTCCTCCCAGCCCAGGACCCTCGTACCTTCtaattcttccctttttctgAATACTGCAGTGGCATCTTTCTTACTTTGGCCCATTTTGCGGGCTCGAGATCTTCCTTTCGGAGCCATGTCAGAAGGAGTGGACTTGATTGATATATACGCTGACGAAGAGTTCAACCAGGTGAGGGGTCATCAGGAGTTTTGGGATTTTCGTCGATCAGCTAAGGAATCACTTCCAGCGAAATTAACAGTGGTTTCAAGCTGTGCCAGTTCTCGGCTGTGCCGGTCCTGGGCTTGAGCACTCTAGTGGGTTTAAAAATTTCCCACCACCAGATTGTAAAGACTTCTCACCATTCCGCTTTATGTTAACTCGAACCTCCGGGCTTAGCTGTAGAGGCTGTGAGTTAAGAGCACATAAAAATCAGGTGTAACAGAATGGTGAATCAACCTGTGGAACTTGCTCCTCCAGGAAGCCGAAATTGAGTCTCCTCAAAAACCAGAATTTGCTACTGTATTCATGAGGACCATGTTGATAATCCATTACTTTATATGATTCTCTCGGACTGCAGCTGGAGTAATatagtcccctcccccatgatgGTACAAAGATGCAGTAAAAAAGATGCTTTTAACATTTAGTTTCAGCTCTGTTCCAATTGTTTTTAGGTTTAACTTACTTTTATAAGTAGCTTGCCTCTGGTCAAGAGAAATCTATAGGCAGTTTAGTAAAATATTATAGATGAACTTTACTGTTtctaggaagaaataaaggataaACATATTAGACAAATCATTTAAAAGGCATAAACCCACTCACATACTGTAACTTGGATTTATTggtttctttatgtttttattgtatCCAAGAACATTACACAAAAATTTCCCTTGAAATAATAGTTCAATTTTGCCATCTTAAGGTCAAATCTCCAGAATGTTCGAGGGTCTTTATTTAAAACTTCacttttggggcggcgcctgtggctcaaggagtagggcacccgtcccatataccagaggtggtgagttcaaacccagccctggccaaaaaaacaaacaaacaaaaaaaaacttcacttttATCTTACCTAGGTTATTTTTACCATGATTCTACTTAAGTTAGCTGGGTCTTCCCATTGACATCTTTCAGTGGGTACACATAAGTACCCAGAAAGAGCATGTAATGAATGGACTAGAGGATGTAGGCTCTGACTTTGACCTGAAACAACAGAAGAGCCAGATAAATGCCATTTTTTTCAGTTAGCAtaagtttacattaaaaaaaattgggaggATGCATTATGGCTCTTTAACATGGAGATTTTAAAGCATGCATAAAAGTAGAATAGTGTAATG
This is a stretch of genomic DNA from Nycticebus coucang isolate mNycCou1 chromosome 14, mNycCou1.pri, whole genome shotgun sequence. It encodes these proteins:
- the SDHAF2 gene encoding succinate dehydrogenase assembly factor 2, mitochondrial, encoding MAVVTMFQTLVRVLVPSRHSLFSPLLSVTSFRRFYRGDSPADSQKDMIEIPLPPWRERTDESIETKRARLLYESRKRGMLENCILLSLFAKEHLQCMTEKQLHLYDRLINEPSNDWDIYYWVTEAKPAPEIFENEVMALLRDFAKNKNKEQRLRAPDLEYLFEKSG
- the LOC128565899 gene encoding 39S ribosomal protein L42, mitochondrial-like, yielding MAGAALKWVISKRSILKHLFPIQNGALYCVCHKSTYSSLPDDYNCKVELALTSDGRTIVCYHPSVDIPYEHTKPIPLPDPVCNNEERHDQVLKTRLTEKSEHLEQGPMIEQLSKMFFTTKHRWYPRGQYHTRRKKLNPPKTDDTKVFRGIGEKCASDGI
- the LOC128565897 gene encoding ubiquitin-like protein ISG15; this translates as MGWDLKVKMLGGQEFQVPLTNSTLVSDLKQQITQKMGIHTFQQRLVIHPSGVALQDKVPLVSQGLGPGSTVLLVVQSCDNPLSILVRNDRGRSTAYEIRLTETVASLKQKVCLQEHVQSDQFWLSFEGKPMEDNLPLGEYSLTPLCTVFMNLRLRGGGGRAGLPTSA